From a region of the Streptomyces caniferus genome:
- a CDS encoding acyl-CoA dehydrogenase family protein — protein sequence MNERPLNPWYSDETPSFLEHLYRGELRWDLISRFPRQDPADREAGDRALTAFSDLLRERVDPVEVDATGVLPPELPEALAAGGFDRLQVPPSLGGLGLSALNTFRVVEAAAGWSMPTAQILSVQNTIGVGPFLPALPPGPLRDTVEARTRSGVFSGNGDTEPQGAANHKRFTTATPTEDGAAFLLNGEKVFTGNAPIAAMVNVTATVREGDSERVRLFFVDTDSPGFRVSAHHEFMGLKGFPSGALTFEDVRVPAHMMMVEGEHNRRLTPELYRRLVVGRVHTIGAPSLAFSRLCLEWARDFVNRRQIDERPLGSYDEIQRNVADTLSEVFALETLTQWCLLAEDQVPANPGFEQVAAKNLTSLTAWRVVERTMALYGAEGYETERSKARRGVPPVPLERAFREARGLRISGGVDFMMDIWMAHKAVFWCYYPLPANAEAIEAEPDLSCLDEADLTEANLDHLRFAVTGTKTFARTCLELARRYPDQDELFEQERLLIPLTQIGNELLLMSLVLGRTSSLGTSGPQSTQDLADVYCAQARLRIADAWRRHHAADSPAASRAAGQWLSGERWADLLPDMPGDASPAGK from the coding sequence ATGAACGAGCGCCCGCTCAACCCCTGGTACAGCGATGAGACGCCCAGCTTCCTGGAACACCTGTACCGCGGTGAGCTGCGGTGGGACCTGATCAGCCGGTTCCCCCGCCAGGACCCGGCGGACCGGGAGGCCGGCGACCGTGCCCTCACCGCCTTCTCGGACCTGCTGCGGGAGAGGGTGGACCCCGTCGAGGTCGACGCCACCGGAGTGCTGCCGCCGGAGCTGCCCGAGGCCCTGGCCGCCGGCGGGTTCGACCGGCTCCAGGTCCCGCCGTCGCTCGGCGGCCTGGGGCTGTCCGCCCTCAACACCTTCCGCGTGGTCGAGGCGGCGGCGGGCTGGTCGATGCCCACCGCCCAGATACTCTCCGTCCAGAACACCATCGGGGTCGGGCCCTTCCTGCCGGCGCTGCCCCCGGGGCCGCTGCGGGACACCGTCGAGGCGCGTACCCGTTCGGGGGTCTTCAGCGGCAACGGCGACACCGAGCCGCAGGGCGCCGCCAACCACAAGCGCTTCACCACCGCCACCCCCACCGAGGACGGTGCCGCCTTCCTCCTCAACGGGGAGAAGGTGTTCACGGGCAACGCTCCCATCGCGGCCATGGTCAACGTGACCGCGACGGTGCGCGAGGGCGACTCCGAGCGGGTACGGCTGTTCTTCGTCGACACCGACAGCCCCGGCTTCCGGGTCTCCGCCCACCACGAGTTCATGGGGCTGAAGGGCTTTCCCTCGGGTGCCCTCACCTTCGAGGACGTGCGGGTGCCGGCCCACATGATGATGGTCGAGGGCGAGCACAACCGGCGCCTGACACCCGAGCTGTACCGCCGCCTGGTCGTGGGCCGCGTGCACACCATCGGCGCCCCGTCCCTCGCGTTCAGCCGGCTCTGCCTGGAGTGGGCGCGCGACTTCGTCAACCGGAGGCAGATCGACGAGCGCCCCCTGGGGTCCTACGACGAGATCCAGCGGAACGTCGCCGACACCCTCAGCGAGGTCTTCGCCCTCGAAACGCTGACCCAGTGGTGTCTGCTGGCCGAGGACCAGGTGCCGGCCAACCCCGGCTTCGAGCAGGTCGCGGCGAAGAACCTCACGTCCCTGACCGCCTGGCGGGTCGTGGAGCGCACCATGGCGCTGTACGGCGCCGAAGGGTACGAGACCGAGCGCAGCAAGGCCCGCCGCGGGGTGCCTCCGGTGCCCCTCGAACGGGCCTTCCGGGAGGCCCGCGGGCTGCGGATCTCCGGCGGCGTCGACTTCATGATGGACATCTGGATGGCGCACAAGGCCGTCTTCTGGTGCTACTACCCGCTGCCCGCCAACGCCGAGGCGATCGAGGCCGAACCGGACCTGAGCTGCCTGGACGAGGCCGACCTGACCGAAGCCAACCTGGACCACCTGCGGTTCGCCGTGACCGGGACGAAGACCTTCGCCCGTACCTGTCTGGAACTGGCCCGCCGATACCCCGACCAGGACGAGCTGTTCGAGCAGGAACGCCTGCTCATCCCCCTGACCCAGATCGGCAACGAACTGCTGCTGATGTCCCTCGTCCTGGGCCGGACCTCCTCCCTCGGCACCTCAGGGCCGCAGAGCACCCAGGACCTCGCGGACGTCTACTGCGCGCAAGCCCGGCTGCGGATCGCCGACGCATGGCGCCGCCACCACGCGGCGGACTCGCCGGCCGCGTCCCGCGCCGCCGGCCAGTGGCTCAGCGGCGAGCGGTGGGCCGACCTGCTCCCCGACATGCCGGGCGACGCGTCGCCCGCCGGAAAGTGA
- a CDS encoding non-ribosomal peptide synthetase gives MEQERQEQTARRHTPRPAAPGPAPDHRPGTGSSAVAGPRIPVEQGTRIEELLRAPVAAHPDRTAVTSEHGSLTYRELDRRANRLARTLRAAGAGPGTQVAVSVERSCEMLVAVFAVLKAGAAYVPVDLSHPPARNAYILRDCRADVVITAADALEPSLGATTVVDPYAPGSYDSDDSPVPHDGGGTDVAYVIYTSGSTGEPKGVMVEHRSVINRLRWMQRVYPLGAEDVILQKTPVGFDVSVWELFWWTLAGASVHLLEPGGERNPDTIAAAVEARRVTTLHFVPSMLHAFLEHTDTGTADGGRDLSSLRRVFASGEALTPHHVRRFHQVLGGTPSSPALVNLYGPTEATVDVTHHACTDPSPHTVPIGRPIDNVRLYVLDERLQPCPAGEAGELCIAGLSLARGYLGRDRLTAERFVQNPFPGERRVYRTGDLARLLPDGTLEYLGRNDHQVKIRGVRVEPGEVESALLSHPAVTAAVVVARQSPTGEAYLCAYTVCRREVPVGELRSHAARLLPAALVPAHVLPLPALPLTPNGKLDRAALPEPAAPESAPGEPDPADGDGPAARAERLVASAWAKVLGVPAETLGRADNFYDLGGTSLAVLAVAAELRDHLRLSDLMRQSQLGPLADALVQRASEGERRS, from the coding sequence ATGGAGCAGGAACGGCAGGAACAGACAGCACGGCGGCACACGCCCCGGCCGGCGGCGCCCGGACCGGCCCCGGACCACCGGCCGGGCACCGGCTCGTCCGCGGTCGCCGGGCCGCGGATACCGGTCGAGCAGGGCACGCGCATCGAGGAGCTGCTGCGGGCCCCGGTCGCGGCGCACCCCGACCGGACGGCCGTGACCAGCGAGCACGGATCGCTCACCTACCGGGAGTTGGACCGCAGGGCCAACCGGCTCGCCCGTACCCTGCGGGCCGCGGGAGCGGGTCCCGGGACGCAGGTGGCGGTGTCGGTCGAGCGGTCCTGCGAGATGCTGGTGGCGGTCTTCGCCGTCCTCAAGGCGGGCGCCGCGTACGTGCCGGTGGACCTGAGCCACCCGCCGGCCCGCAACGCGTACATCCTTCGCGACTGCCGGGCCGACGTCGTCATCACGGCCGCCGACGCGCTGGAGCCGTCGCTCGGCGCCACGACGGTGGTGGACCCGTACGCGCCCGGGTCCTACGACAGTGACGACAGCCCCGTCCCGCACGACGGGGGCGGCACCGACGTCGCGTACGTCATCTACACCTCGGGCTCGACCGGAGAGCCGAAGGGGGTGATGGTCGAGCACCGGTCGGTGATCAACCGCCTGCGCTGGATGCAGCGCGTGTATCCGCTCGGTGCCGAGGACGTGATCCTCCAGAAGACCCCGGTGGGCTTCGACGTCTCGGTCTGGGAGCTGTTCTGGTGGACGCTCGCGGGCGCGTCCGTCCACCTCCTCGAACCCGGTGGCGAGCGCAACCCCGACACGATCGCGGCGGCCGTCGAGGCGCGCCGGGTCACCACCCTGCACTTCGTGCCGTCGATGCTGCACGCCTTCCTGGAGCACACGGACACGGGCACGGCCGACGGCGGGCGCGATCTGTCGTCGCTGCGGCGGGTGTTCGCCAGCGGGGAGGCGCTGACCCCGCACCACGTGCGCCGGTTCCACCAGGTACTCGGCGGCACGCCGTCCTCCCCGGCGCTGGTCAACCTCTACGGTCCGACCGAGGCGACGGTCGACGTCACCCACCACGCCTGCACCGACCCGTCCCCCCACACGGTGCCGATCGGCCGCCCCATCGACAACGTGCGCCTGTACGTCCTCGACGAGCGGCTGCAGCCGTGTCCCGCCGGGGAAGCGGGCGAACTGTGCATCGCGGGGCTGAGTCTGGCGCGCGGCTACCTGGGACGGGACCGGCTGACGGCCGAACGCTTCGTCCAGAACCCCTTCCCGGGGGAGCGGCGCGTCTACCGCACCGGCGACCTGGCACGGCTGCTGCCGGACGGCACCCTGGAGTACCTGGGCCGCAACGACCACCAGGTCAAGATCCGCGGCGTCCGCGTGGAGCCCGGTGAGGTCGAGAGCGCCCTGCTGTCCCATCCCGCCGTCACCGCCGCGGTGGTGGTCGCCCGGCAGTCGCCGACCGGCGAGGCGTACCTGTGTGCCTACACCGTCTGCCGCCGGGAGGTGCCGGTCGGCGAACTGCGCTCGCACGCCGCCCGGTTGCTGCCCGCCGCCCTGGTGCCCGCGCACGTGCTGCCGCTGCCCGCGCTGCCGCTGACACCGAACGGCAAACTGGACCGCGCCGCGCTGCCCGAGCCCGCGGCGCCCGAGTCCGCGCCCGGGGAACCGGACCCGGCGGACGGGGACGGACCCGCCGCACGGGCGGAACGCCTGGTCGCCTCGGCGTGGGCCAAGGTGCTCGGCGTACCCGCCGAGACGCTCGGGCGTGCCGACAACTTCTACGACCTCGGCGGCACCTCCCTCGCCGTTCTCGCGGTCGCCGCCGAACTCCGCGACCACCTGCGACTGAGCGACCTGATGCGGCAGTCGCAACTCGGGCCGCTCGCCGACGCACTGGTGCAACGGGCGTCGGAGGGGGAGCGGCGTTCATGA
- a CDS encoding thioesterase II family protein, with amino-acid sequence MKPTLLVCFPHAGAGPSFFAHWSHLAAPGLDVAPVGLPGREKRFAEPPLEYVSDAVEDALPQIRAQAGGYHGVCLFGHSLGAVLAYETACRLSGDADVPVVGLVVSGSAGPAHRHDLGATGLPDDAFLDTVERATGYRHEAFDEPELRDLLLPALRADIAMHERYRSSGTTVLDVPVTAVRGAEDHLIDAEMLAQWREVTTAGFHTRSLPGGHMYLADAPEPLLGLVGDGLEHGLPSDSPHE; translated from the coding sequence ATGAAACCGACACTTCTGGTGTGCTTCCCCCACGCAGGTGCGGGGCCCTCGTTCTTCGCGCACTGGTCACACCTCGCCGCGCCCGGCCTCGATGTGGCGCCCGTGGGCCTGCCGGGCCGGGAGAAGCGCTTCGCCGAACCGCCCCTGGAGTACGTCTCCGACGCCGTCGAGGACGCGCTGCCGCAGATCCGTGCGCAGGCGGGCGGCTACCACGGCGTGTGCCTCTTCGGGCACAGCCTGGGGGCCGTCCTCGCCTACGAGACGGCCTGCCGCCTGAGCGGTGACGCGGACGTCCCCGTCGTGGGTCTCGTCGTCAGCGGGTCGGCAGGTCCCGCGCACCGGCACGACCTGGGAGCCACGGGCCTGCCGGACGACGCCTTCCTGGACACCGTCGAGCGGGCCACCGGCTACCGGCACGAGGCCTTCGACGAACCCGAACTGCGCGACCTGCTGCTGCCCGCCCTGCGCGCCGACATCGCCATGCACGAGCGGTACCGGTCCTCGGGCACCACGGTGCTGGACGTCCCCGTCACGGCGGTCCGCGGTGCCGAGGACCACCTGATCGACGCGGAGATGCTCGCGCAGTGGCGGGAGGTGACGACCGCCGGCTTCCACACCCGGTCCCTGCCCGGCGGTCACATGTACCTCGCCGACGCCCCCGAACCGCTGCTGGGCCTCGTCGGCGACGGCCTGGAGCACGGCCTCCCGTCGGACTCGCCCCACGAGTGA
- a CDS encoding AfsR/SARP family transcriptional regulator — MNVKNADMQINVLGPAELWVRGTRLDLGPAKQRALFVRLLLGRGWHVPLEQLLDDLWGCQGARAAHSSVYVYINRLRTLLEPQRKRYGNAEILVLENAGYSLRLPEGAVDADRFKKALPEARRLLERGETAAASERIDRALGQWRGRAYADAADYPFAAQEIAHLEAMHLEAYELRITAMIEQREYAEAAASAQWLTAREPLRETGWALLMRSLCLAGRHAEALQQYNRARETFEHTLGLEPGAALKDLRTMILHHQLVA; from the coding sequence ATGAACGTGAAGAACGCCGACATGCAAATCAACGTGCTGGGGCCGGCGGAGCTGTGGGTCCGCGGAACGCGCCTGGATCTGGGGCCGGCCAAACAACGTGCCCTGTTCGTCCGCCTGTTGCTGGGACGCGGATGGCATGTGCCCCTGGAGCAACTGCTCGACGACCTGTGGGGCTGCCAGGGGGCCAGGGCCGCGCATTCCTCCGTCTACGTCTACATCAACCGGCTGCGCACGCTGCTGGAACCACAGCGCAAGCGGTACGGCAACGCGGAGATCCTGGTCCTGGAGAACGCCGGATACAGCCTGCGTCTCCCCGAGGGCGCGGTGGACGCCGACCGGTTCAAGAAGGCACTCCCCGAAGCGCGCCGGCTGCTGGAACGCGGGGAGACCGCCGCCGCGTCCGAGAGGATCGACAGGGCGCTCGGCCAGTGGCGGGGACGGGCGTACGCCGACGCGGCGGACTATCCCTTCGCCGCGCAGGAGATCGCCCACCTGGAGGCGATGCACCTGGAGGCGTACGAACTGAGGATCACCGCGATGATCGAGCAGCGGGAGTACGCCGAGGCCGCCGCCTCCGCCCAGTGGCTGACCGCGCGTGAGCCGCTGCGGGAGACGGGGTGGGCGCTGCTGATGCGCTCGCTCTGCCTGGCCGGACGCCACGCGGAGGCGCTGCAGCAGTACAACCGTGCCCGCGAGACGTTCGAGCACACCCTCGGCCTGGAGCCCGGGGCAGCTCTCAAGGATCTGCGGACGATGATCCTCCACCACCAACTCGTCGCCTGA
- a CDS encoding SDR family NAD(P)-dependent oxidoreductase yields the protein MSLELTDRVVMVTGAGSGIGRAAARLLVEHGARVVLVGRTESALTETAAGLPPSHHLVAPCDVGDDKQVEACVAEAVARFGRLDGAFNNAGTFGTFGPLHEDSADNFDHVVATNLRGVWSCMRAQTGAMLAAGGGAIVNCASVAGHIGHAQSPLYSATKHAVIGLSKSAALQYAGDGIRVNVISPGSTDTPMLRGLYADPDALDQRARRAPLGRLGTCEEVANAAAWLLSPLAAYVTGQTLVVDGGVTAGSAVPRTGRATS from the coding sequence ATGAGTCTGGAACTCACCGACCGCGTGGTGATGGTCACCGGAGCGGGCAGCGGTATCGGCCGGGCCGCGGCCCGGCTCCTGGTGGAGCACGGCGCACGCGTCGTCCTGGTGGGCCGAACCGAGTCGGCACTGACGGAGACCGCCGCCGGGCTGCCCCCCTCGCACCACCTGGTGGCGCCCTGCGACGTCGGCGACGACAAGCAGGTGGAGGCGTGCGTGGCCGAGGCGGTCGCCCGGTTCGGGCGGCTGGACGGCGCGTTCAACAACGCCGGCACCTTCGGGACGTTCGGTCCGCTGCACGAGGACAGCGCCGACAACTTCGACCATGTGGTCGCCACCAACCTGCGCGGGGTCTGGTCGTGCATGCGCGCGCAGACCGGCGCGATGCTGGCGGCCGGCGGCGGCGCGATCGTCAACTGCGCCTCGGTGGCCGGGCACATCGGCCACGCCCAGAGCCCGCTCTACTCGGCCACCAAGCACGCCGTCATCGGCTTGAGCAAGTCGGCGGCACTGCAGTACGCGGGCGACGGCATCCGCGTCAACGTGATCAGCCCCGGCTCGACCGACACCCCGATGCTGCGCGGCCTGTACGCCGACCCCGACGCACTGGACCAGCGGGCGCGCCGGGCCCCGCTGGGCCGGCTGGGCACCTGCGAGGAGGTGGCCAACGCGGCCGCCTGGCTGCTCAGTCCGCTCGCCGCCTACGTCACCGGACAGACGCTCGTGGTCGACGGGGGTGTCACGGCCGGCTCGGCCGTTCCCCGAACCGGCCGCGCGACGTCCTGA
- a CDS encoding SDR family NAD(P)-dependent oxidoreductase, producing MTAQRDVALVTGAGNGICAEVARRLAARGLGIVLLDRDAEAVGRVARELGDRSVREPLVVDVTDAPALESAVASLAPQHRPGILVNGVGGDTRARPVTELTEDDLRSAVTHNLASVFTMTRLCAPAMVEAGWGRIVNLASVAGRTYSLFSNAAYVAAKAGVIGFTKQCAYELAPHGVTVNAVAHGVIGTERIRRAWADKPPQWTADRVGHIPAGRFGTVAEAAGMVCQLCGDDAGYTTGTVIDVNGGLHV from the coding sequence ATGACGGCACAACGCGACGTGGCCCTGGTGACCGGGGCCGGCAACGGCATCTGCGCGGAGGTCGCCCGCCGCCTGGCCGCCCGGGGCCTGGGAATCGTCCTGCTCGACAGGGACGCCGAGGCGGTGGGGCGGGTCGCCCGCGAACTCGGCGACCGGTCGGTCCGCGAACCGCTCGTCGTCGACGTCACCGACGCCCCCGCCCTGGAGTCCGCCGTGGCCTCGCTCGCCCCGCAGCACCGGCCGGGCATCCTGGTCAACGGCGTCGGCGGCGACACCCGGGCCCGCCCGGTGACCGAACTGACCGAGGACGACCTCCGGTCCGCCGTCACGCACAACCTGGCGAGCGTGTTCACCATGACCCGGCTGTGCGCGCCGGCGATGGTCGAGGCGGGCTGGGGCCGCATCGTCAACCTGGCGTCCGTGGCGGGCCGCACCTACAGCCTCTTCAGCAACGCCGCCTACGTCGCCGCCAAGGCCGGCGTCATCGGGTTCACCAAACAGTGCGCCTACGAGCTGGCTCCGCACGGCGTCACGGTCAACGCGGTCGCCCACGGCGTCATCGGCACCGAACGCATCCGCCGGGCCTGGGCGGACAAGCCCCCGCAGTGGACCGCCGACCGGGTCGGCCACATCCCCGCCGGCCGCTTCGGCACCGTCGCGGAGGCCGCCGGCATGGTCTGCCAACTGTGCGGCGACGACGCCGGATACACCACCGGCACGGTCATCGATGTCAACGGCGGACTGCACGTCTGA
- a CDS encoding enolase C-terminal domain-like protein, with protein sequence MIRRVRLYTANVPMAAAFDHATRSRRGAESLLVEVELAGVRGWGEGAPRGYVTGETLDGAAQAVRRCDPAALAERIDWRTFDSAVASLAALPLPELVDGPSAAAAVEIALLDAVCRHFDRPLADVLRVLDPPRRVLREGPTAVSLVIHLSRDVASVLDALPPGALAALRHVKIKVADPAGAVRRLTQARERLPADARVSLDANGTWSAAEAERIAGELAGVAWVEEPLPPRSWAQLGRLRRATGLPVMLDESCTGPDDLRTAAASDAASHINVRLSKCGGFLAAARLALRAEALGLGCQLGVHVAEVGPLWAAGRTLATTWGMWQTVEAGRADEWFPTPLTRPAFAVDRSLHRVGPLAGPGTGIEPTGELLRHTRCLATWEPDGEWRRSA encoded by the coding sequence ATGATCCGCCGCGTACGGCTGTACACCGCGAACGTGCCCATGGCCGCGGCCTTCGACCACGCCACGCGCTCCCGCCGCGGTGCGGAGTCCCTCCTGGTCGAGGTGGAGCTGGCCGGCGTCCGCGGGTGGGGGGAGGGCGCGCCCCGTGGCTATGTCACGGGCGAGACGCTGGACGGCGCGGCACAGGCGGTGCGGCGCTGCGACCCCGCGGCGCTGGCCGAGCGGATCGACTGGCGGACCTTCGACAGCGCCGTCGCCTCGCTCGCGGCACTGCCGCTGCCCGAGCTCGTCGACGGTCCGTCGGCCGCGGCGGCCGTGGAGATCGCGCTGCTCGACGCGGTGTGCCGGCACTTCGACCGGCCGCTGGCCGATGTGCTGCGGGTGCTCGACCCGCCCCGCCGGGTGCTCCGGGAAGGGCCCACGGCCGTCAGCCTGGTGATCCACCTGTCCCGGGACGTCGCGTCCGTCCTGGACGCCCTCCCACCCGGCGCGCTGGCGGCGCTGCGGCATGTGAAGATCAAGGTCGCGGACCCGGCCGGAGCCGTGCGGCGGCTGACGCAGGCCCGGGAGCGCCTTCCCGCGGACGCCCGCGTCTCCCTGGACGCCAACGGCACCTGGTCGGCCGCGGAGGCCGAGCGGATCGCGGGCGAACTGGCCGGTGTGGCCTGGGTCGAGGAGCCGCTCCCGCCCCGTTCCTGGGCCCAGCTCGGCCGGCTGCGGCGGGCCACCGGACTGCCCGTCATGCTCGACGAGTCCTGTACCGGGCCCGACGACCTGCGGACCGCCGCCGCGAGCGACGCCGCCAGCCACATCAACGTACGACTGTCCAAGTGCGGAGGGTTCCTGGCCGCGGCCCGCCTGGCGCTGCGTGCGGAGGCGCTCGGCCTCGGCTGCCAGCTCGGAGTGCACGTCGCCGAGGTGGGACCGCTGTGGGCGGCCGGACGCACCCTGGCCACCACCTGGGGCATGTGGCAGACGGTCGAGGCGGGGCGGGCGGACGAGTGGTTCCCCACGCCCCTGACCCGGCCTGCGTTCGCCGTCGACCGGTCGCTGCACCGGGTCGGACCCCTGGCCGGACCGGGCACCGGAATCGAACCGACCGGGGAACTGCTGCGGCACACCCGCTGCCTGGCCACCTGGGAACCCGACGGCGAATGGCGGAGGAGCGCATGA
- a CDS encoding alpha/beta fold hydrolase has protein sequence MFTTSTLTAADGTALALHHWTTPGATSALFYLHGIQSHAGWLQETGPELNARGIDVHVLDRRGSGRSEGPRGHLPSADLVLDDYTRALAAVAERVGGAGPVVLGQSLGGSVLAALWCTRELPVRRLILCAPALGQQRARHVPPALAERRARTGTAPQPVGLADGDYTDLAHYREFLAADPLMLREVTSATQATLVRLEDLYVNGTPRTPLPVDLAVPAHDPIIDLSAARATLRRLTSAVHEEVFATDRHYLEFTPARTAYWDWLAVRLKEDG, from the coding sequence ATGTTCACCACCAGCACCCTGACCGCCGCGGACGGCACCGCACTGGCGCTGCACCACTGGACCACGCCCGGTGCCACCTCGGCCCTCTTCTACCTCCACGGCATCCAGAGCCACGCCGGCTGGCTGCAGGAGACGGGGCCCGAACTCAACGCCCGCGGCATCGACGTCCACGTCCTGGACCGCAGGGGCTCGGGCCGCAGCGAGGGGCCCCGCGGTCACCTGCCGTCGGCCGACCTCGTCCTCGACGACTACACGCGCGCGCTCGCGGCCGTGGCGGAGCGGGTCGGCGGCGCCGGACCGGTCGTCCTGGGCCAGAGCCTGGGCGGCAGCGTGCTGGCCGCGCTGTGGTGCACCCGCGAACTGCCGGTCCGCCGACTGATCCTGTGCGCGCCCGCGCTGGGCCAGCAGCGCGCACGCCACGTGCCGCCGGCGCTCGCCGAGCGCCGCGCCCGCACCGGGACGGCGCCCCAGCCCGTGGGGCTGGCCGACGGCGACTACACCGACCTCGCGCACTACCGGGAGTTCCTGGCCGCGGACCCGCTGATGCTGCGCGAGGTCACCTCGGCCACCCAGGCGACACTCGTGCGTCTGGAGGACCTCTACGTCAACGGGACACCCCGCACCCCGCTCCCGGTCGACCTGGCCGTCCCGGCCCACGACCCGATCATCGACCTCTCGGCCGCGCGGGCGACGCTGCGGCGGCTGACGTCCGCCGTGCACGAGGAGGTCTTCGCCACGGACCGGCACTACCTGGAGTTCACCCCGGCCCGGACGGCGTACTGGGACTGGCTGGCCGTCCGGCTGAAGGAGGACGGATGA
- a CDS encoding thiamine pyrophosphate-binding protein: MKVFHALADALAAHGVDTVFGLMGNANLLYLPAFADAGGRFVAVAHEAGAVAMADGYARMSGGVGVASVTHGPAFTNTLTALVEGVRSRSRVLLITGDPPPVPTHFHQFDIAAVTTAAGAGYERVHGAASLVADLNRAVQRIVAEQRPVVLNIPIALMQAEAGEQAPVALPVAPGSLAAPGAEALDGALGLIGSAKRPLVLAGYGAAAGGARDALVELADRTGAALATTVLGKELFAGHPRDIGIFGSLAHSAAGTVIAEADCVVAFGASLNMWTALNGDLFRGKKVVHVDTDPARFGSYTPADAPVAGDARRTAEVMNTLLEQAGITAANSAWAQRVAGKLAGYAPEDDVDDRGGPDTVDIRTAMIRLDRVLPAERTVVSDIGRFDVGVWPYLRVADPLHFTVMGGFGSIGLGLAGAIGAAAAGAGRPVIAAVGDGGFMMHLSEFTTAVRQRLPLVVVVLNDGAYGAEHYKLHHHGYDPAYSAFDWPDLAGLATAMGARALTVRKAEELDVVGELLPTLDGPLLVDVRLDPDVNLVRY, translated from the coding sequence ATGAAGGTTTTCCACGCGCTCGCCGACGCCCTGGCCGCACACGGTGTCGACACCGTCTTCGGGCTGATGGGCAATGCCAACCTGCTCTACCTGCCCGCGTTCGCCGATGCGGGCGGACGCTTCGTGGCGGTCGCCCACGAGGCGGGAGCCGTCGCCATGGCCGACGGCTACGCCCGGATGTCCGGCGGCGTCGGCGTCGCGTCCGTGACGCACGGACCGGCGTTCACCAACACCCTGACCGCGCTGGTGGAAGGGGTCCGCAGCCGGAGCCGGGTCCTGCTGATCACGGGAGACCCGCCGCCGGTGCCCACGCACTTCCACCAGTTCGACATCGCCGCGGTCACGACCGCGGCGGGGGCGGGATACGAGCGCGTCCACGGGGCCGCGTCCCTCGTGGCGGACCTGAACCGGGCCGTGCAGCGCATCGTGGCCGAGCAGCGGCCCGTCGTGCTCAACATCCCGATCGCCCTCATGCAGGCCGAAGCGGGTGAGCAAGCACCGGTCGCCCTCCCCGTGGCGCCGGGTTCCCTGGCGGCCCCCGGGGCCGAGGCGCTGGACGGCGCGCTGGGCCTGATCGGCTCGGCCAAACGGCCGCTGGTCCTCGCCGGGTACGGCGCGGCCGCCGGCGGCGCGCGGGACGCCCTGGTCGAACTGGCCGACCGTACCGGCGCGGCGCTGGCCACCACGGTGCTCGGCAAGGAACTGTTCGCCGGCCACCCCCGCGACATCGGCATCTTCGGCTCGCTCGCGCACAGCGCGGCGGGCACCGTCATCGCCGAGGCCGACTGTGTGGTCGCGTTCGGGGCCAGCCTCAACATGTGGACCGCGCTCAACGGTGACCTGTTCCGCGGCAAGAAGGTCGTGCACGTGGACACCGACCCCGCCCGGTTCGGCTCCTACACCCCCGCCGACGCCCCCGTCGCCGGGGACGCCCGCCGGACGGCCGAGGTCATGAACACGCTGCTGGAGCAGGCCGGCATCACCGCGGCCAACAGCGCCTGGGCGCAGCGGGTCGCCGGGAAGCTGGCCGGGTATGCGCCGGAGGACGACGTCGACGACCGCGGCGGCCCGGACACCGTCGACATCCGGACGGCCATGATCCGTCTGGACCGGGTACTGCCCGCCGAGCGCACCGTCGTCAGCGACATCGGACGCTTCGACGTGGGCGTCTGGCCCTACCTGCGGGTGGCGGACCCGCTGCACTTCACCGTCATGGGCGGCTTCGGCTCGATCGGGCTCGGCCTGGCCGGGGCGATCGGCGCCGCGGCGGCCGGCGCCGGCCGGCCGGTGATCGCCGCCGTCGGCGACGGCGGCTTCATGATGCACCTGTCGGAGTTCACGACGGCGGTGCGGCAGCGGCTGCCGCTCGTCGTGGTCGTCCTCAACGACGGGGCCTACGGAGCCGAGCACTACAAGCTGCACCACCACGGCTATGACCCGGCGTACTCGGCGTTCGACTGGCCCGACCTCGCCGGCCTGGCCACGGCGATGGGAGCTCGTGCCCTGACCGTCCGCAAGGCCGAGGAACTCGACGTGGTGGGCGAACTGCTGCCGACGCTCGACGGCCCCCTGCTCGTCGACGTCCGGCTGGACCCCGACGTCAACCTCGTCCGGTACTGA